A single genomic interval of Daucus carota subsp. sativus chromosome 1, DH1 v3.0, whole genome shotgun sequence harbors:
- the LOC108207577 gene encoding caffeoyl-CoA O-methyltransferase, whose amino-acid sequence MASNGESRHSEVGHKSLLQSDALYQYILETSVYPREPEAMKELREVTAKHPWNLMTTSADEGQFLNMLLKLINAKNTMEIGVYTGYSLLATALALPDDGKILAMDINRENYEIGLPIIEKAGVAHKIDFREGPALPVLDQMVEDGKYHGTFDFIFVDADKDNYINYHKRLIDLVKVGGLIGYDNTLWNGSVAQPADAPMRKYVRYYRDFVMELNKALAADPRIEICMLPVGDGVTLCRRIS is encoded by the exons ATGGCTTCCAATGGGGAATCTAGACACTCAGAAGTTGGACACAAGAGTCTTTTGCAAAGTGATGCTCTTTATCAG TATATACTTGAAACCAGTGTCTACCCTAGAGAGCCGGAGGCAATGAAAGAGCTCAGAGAAGTAACTGCTAAGCATCCATG GAATCTTATGACAACATCAGCTGATGAAGGCCAGTTCTTAAACATGCTTTTGAAGCTAATCAATGCCAAGAACACCATGGAAATCGGTGTTTACACTGGTTATTCTCTCCTCGCCACGGCCCTTGCTCTACCAGATGATGGAAAG ATCTTGGCCATGGATATTAACAGAGAAAACTACGAAATCGGACTGCCCATAATCGAAAAAGCTGGAGTTGCGCACAAAATTGATTTCAGAGAAGGCCCTGCTTTGCCTGTTCTTGATCAAATGGTCGAAGAT GGGAAGTATCATGGGACATTTGATTTCATATTTGTTGATGCTGATAAAGACAACTACATCAACTACCATAAGAGGCTAATTGATTTAGTGAAAGTTGGAGGGCTGATCGGCTACGACAACACCCTGTGGAACGGTTCTGTGGCTCAGCCAGCTGATGCTCCGATGAGAAAATATGTGAGGTACTACAGAGACTTTGTCATGGAGCTTAACAAAGCGCTGGCCGCTGATCCCAGGATTGAGATTTGCATGCTTCCTGTTGGTGATGGAGTTACCCTGTGCCGCCGTATCAGCTGA
- the LOC108207763 gene encoding subtilisin-like protease SBT3, whose translation MVGTTKFVVLLWCLLLVSVSVWSSASDDHKTYIIHMDKSKMPAPFATHHSWYMSTLSSLEHDGVSPTHLYTYNHVMDGFSAVLSEKHVEQVQGMPGHLATFNETFGHRHTTHTPKFLGLKKHVGLWPTSGFGDDMIIGIIDTGIWPESESFRDQGMPPVPSRWRGACETGVEFNSSNCNKKLIGARSFSKGMKIEMNITIDDYDSPRDYFGHGTHTSSTAAGNRVQSADYFGYAKGTASGIAPKARLAMYKVLFLNNSYDAAASDTMAGMDQAIEDGVDLMSLSLGFFDVPFYRNPIALGAFAAMEKGIFVSCSAGNGGPHGYTINNGAPWITAVGAGTVDRAFVARVTLGEGNVVVTGKSVYPENLLVSRVPIYFGHGNRSKELCLADSLDPKDVEGKYIFCDFTTEPLVYMEPLYEMNRTGAAGVVFISDDGQFLKPDEFNVPYVVMIPELAEVMKSYLINSDNPTVSIKFQITQLGIKPAPQVVDFSSRGPDTRSPWILKPDILAPGVDILAAWAPNRGSAVIGDDDYLLTDYALLSGTSMASPHIVGIAALLKATHSDWSSAVIRSAMMTTADIFDNSNGPIIDMTTGVSGTPLDYGAGHVNPNKAMDPGLVYDIKPEDYISYLCAMNYTRDEIMLLARRSDFSCEFSTLDLNYPSFIVILNNTNTTTYTFKRVLTNTVDTSASYRAVVKAPSTGMHVAVQPSTITFSGKYSTAEFNMTVTVDLSLSPESDNIGNYGYLSWNEINGKHVVRSPIVSAIASPRT comes from the coding sequence ATGGTAGGAACGACTAAATTCGTGGTTTTACTTTGGTGTTTACTCTTAGTTTCAGTGTCTGTCTGGTCCTCAGCATCAGATGATCACAAAACCTACATTATCCACATGGATAAGTCTAAGATGCCAGCTCCATTTGCCACTCACCACAGCTGGTACATGTCAACGCTCTCTTCTCTCGAGCATGATGGCGTTTCTCCAACACATTTGTATACCTATAATCATGTCATGGATGGCTTTAGTGCAGTTCTCTCAGAGAAACATGTTGAACAAGTACAGGGGATGCCTGGTCATCTTGCCACGTTTAATGAAACATTTGGACATCGTCATACGACTCATACCCCTAAGTTTTTAGGCCTAAAGAAACATGTTGGACTCTGGCCAACTTCAGGGTTTGGTGATGACATGATTATAGGGATAATTGATACTGGAATATGGCCAGAAAGTGAGAGTTTTCGTGATCAAGGGATGCCTCCAGTCCCTTCGCGCTGGCGTGGTGCTTGTGAAACTGGGGTGGAATTCAATTCTTCAAATTGTAATAAGAAGCTTATTGGTGCGCGCTCATTTAGCAAAGGGATGAAAATTGAAATGAACATTACAATTGACGATTATGATTCTCCGAGGGATTATTTTGGCCATGGGACTCATACATCATCTACTGCAGCTGGAAACCGCGTCCAGTCTGCTGATTACTTTGGTTATGCAAAAGGAACAGCTAGTGGTATTGCTCCGAAGGCTAGGCTGGCTATGTACAAAGTTTTGTTTCTCAACAACTCATATGATGCAGCTGCGAGTGATACAATGGCAGGTATGGATCAGGCCATTGAAGATGGTGTAGATCTCATGTCCTTGTCTCTAGGCTTTTTTGATGTACCCTTTTATAGAAACCCAATTGCATTGGGGGCTTTTGCAGCAATGGAGAAGGGAATTTTTGTGTCTTGTTCTGCTGGTAATGGAGGACCTCATGGTTATACTATCAACAATGGAGCTCCTTGGATCACTGCAGTTGGGGCAGGGACAGTAGACAGAGCATTCGTGGCTAGGGTAACACTTGGTGAGGGGAATGTCGTGGTCACTGGGAAATCAGTGTATCCTGAAAACTTGTTAGTTTCTAGGGTCCCTATATATTTTGGACATGGAAATAGAAGCAAGGAACTCTGTCTTGCTGATTCCCTAGACCCCAAAGATGTAGAGGGAAAGTACATCTTTTGTGATTTCACTACTGAGCCTCTTGTGTATATGGAACCACTGTATGAGATGAATAGAACTGGTGCTGCTGGTGTAGTATTCATTTCTGACGATGGCCAGTTTCTGAAGCCTGATGAATTTAACGTGCCATACGTTGTCATGATCCCTGAACTCGCAGAGGTGATGAAGTCCTATTTAATCAACTCAGATAATCCAACTGTGAGCATCAAGTTCCAAATAACTCAGTTGGGCATCAAACCAGCTCCTCAGGTTGTAGATTTCTCGTCACGAGGGCCTGACACAAGGTCTCCTTGGATCCTTAAACCAGATATCTTGGCACCAGGAGTTGATATCTTGGCTGCATGGGCACCAAACAGAGGATCTGCAGTAATTGGAGACGATGATTATCTGCTCACAGATTATGCCCTTTTATCAGGTACATCCATGGCGTCTCCCCATATAGTTGGCATTGCTGCATTACTAAAAGCCACACACAGCGACTGGAGCTCAGCTGTCATACGATCTGCAATGATGACAACTGCTGACATATTTGACAACAGCAATGGTCCGATTATAGACATGACAACTGGAGTAAGTGGGACTCCTCTTGACTATGGCGCAGGACATGTTAACCCTAACAAGGCCATGGACCCTGGTCTTGTCTATGATATAAAACCTGAAGACTACATCAGTTACCTTTGTGCCATGAACTACACCAGAGATGAGATCATGCTTCTTGCACGAAGATCAGACTTTTCATGTGAATTTTCAACTCTTGATCTTAACTACCCTTCTTTCATAGTCATTCTCAACAATACTAATACAACTACTTACACCTTCAAGAGAGTGTTAACTAATACAGTTGATACAAGTGCTTCTTATCGAGCTGTTGTGAAGGCACCATCTACTGGCATGCATGTGGCTGTGCAGCCATCAACAATTACATTTTCGGGAAAGTACAGCACTGCAGAGTTTAACATGACAGTCACCGTTGATCTCAGTCTTTCTCCAGAGAGTGATAACATTGGTAACTATGGATACTTAAGCTGGAATGAGATTAACGGAAAACATGTTGTGAGAAGTCCTATTGTTTCTGCGATAGCATCTCCACGAACATGA
- the LOC108207771 gene encoding putative pentatricopeptide repeat-containing protein At3g15130 encodes MTQLVGFLKEGRQEFIDILRRCSKSLKLDQGMQVHGAILRTGYEVDTMINNDLIDMYGKCGKLDLAHKVFDRMVDRNVVTWTSLMCGYLQQGKAVVSLAIFKEMGSSEVNPNEVTLSSNVKACGVLGVVDTGVQIHGLSCKSGFECYLVVGNSLLDMYARCGRIYEAAQVFNEMPYRSLISWNAMISRYAHGAMGDKSLLLFQEMQKQGEIPDEYTFASTLKACSGLGAIREGSQIHAFLITHGFPLLATTIIAGALIELYVKCGYLNQARALYNQVEQKSVILWTSLFLGYAQEANLLEAMDFFRELRNSKIEVDGHVVSSIAGVFADYALVEQGKQIHSYAVKVPEDDISVPNAIVDMYLKCGQIEEAEKLFNDMQEKNLVSWTIMITGYGKYGLGIEAVDLFKRMQLDGIEPDGVTYLALLAACSHSGLVEESREYFSRLCRDRHIKPKVEHYACMVDILGRAGRLNEAKNLIHNMPFNPSTGIWQTLLSSCRVHENLEMGREVERILLNLDGNNPVNYVMVSNLYVGAGYWKESERLRKVAKRKGLKKDAGRSWIEIDKEVHFFFNRDETHPLTRKIHEVLEETERRMRQEIGYTSDVRYALHDVEEETKEESLRVHSEKLAIGLALLCGGMEKGGKPIRIYKNLRVCGDCHEFIKGLSKILSKVFVVRDASRFHKFEDGRCSCNDYW; translated from the coding sequence atgaccCAACTTGTTGGTTTTTTGAAAGAAGGGAGGCaagaatttattgatattttgagAAGGTGTTCAAAAAGTTTGAAACTTGATCAGGGAATGCAAGTTCATGGAGCAATATTAAGAACGGGTTATGAAGTTGATACTATGATAAACAATGATTTGATTGATATGTATGGGAAATGTGGGAAATTGGATTTGGCACATAAGGTGTTTGATAGAATGGTTGATAGGAATGTAGTCACTTGGACTTCTTTAATGTGTGGGTATTTACAGCAAGGTAAGGCTGTAGTATCATTGGCTATTTTTAAAGAGATGGGTTCTTCCGAAGTGAATCCGAATGAGGTTACTTTGTCATCGAATGTAAAAGCTTGTGGGGTTCTAGGTGTTGTGGATACTGGGGTGCAGATTCATGGGTTGAGTTGTAAAAGTGGTTTTGAATGTTATCTCGTTGTCGGGAACTCTTTGCTTGATATGTATGCAAGATGTGGAAGAATATACGAGGCAGCTCAGGTGTTTAATGAGATGCCTTATAGAAGTCTAATAAGCTGGAATGCTATGATATCACGATATGCTCATGGAGCAATGGGTGATAAGTCCTTACTTCTGTTTCAGGAGATGCAGAAACAAGGAGAAATTCCAGATGAGTACACATTTGCTAGCACATTAAAAGCGTGTAGTGGTTTAGGGGCTATTCGCGAAGGATCCCAAATTCATGCTTTCTTGATTACTCATGGTTTTCCGTTGTTGGCTACGACAATTATTGCAGGTGCACTTATTGAGTTGTATGTAAAATGTGGCTACTTAAATCAAGCGAGGGCATTGTATAATCAAGTTGAACAGAAGAGCGTGATATTATGGACATCACTGTTTCTTGGTTATGCGCAAGAAGCAAACTTATTAGAGGCCATGGACTTTTTTAGGGAGCTTAGAAACAGTAAAATTGAAGTTGATGGACATGTAGTCTCAAGCATCGCGGGTGTCTTTGCTGATTATGCACTAGTTGAACAAGGGAAACAAATTCATTCTTATGCGGTTAAAGTTCCGGAAGATGATATTTCAGTACCTAATGCAATTGTCGACATGTACCTAAAGTGTGGACAAATAGAGGAAGCAGAAAAACTTTTCAATGATATGCAGGAAAAAAATCTGGTGTCTTGGACTATTATGATCACTGGGTACGGAAAGTATGGTCTTGGCATAGAAGCAGTAGACCTTTTCAAGAGGATGCAGTTAGATGGTATTGAGCCTGATGGAGTAACTTACTTGGCTCTGCTAGCGGCTTGTAGCCATTCCGGACTTGTTGAAGAAAGTCGAGAATATTTCTCAAGATTGTGTAGAGATCGTCATATCAAGCCTAAGGTTGAGCATTATGCTTGCATGGTTGATATTCTTGGCCGAGCTGGACGCTTGAATGAAGCTAAGAATCTCATACACAATATGCCATTCAACCCGAGTACAGGTATCTGGCAGACATTGCTTAGCTCATGCAGAGTACATGAGAACTTGGAAATGGGGAGAGAAGTAGAAAGGATTCTTCTGAATCTGGATGGTAACAATCCAGTTAATTATGTTATGGTATCAAACTTGTATGTTGGCGCTGGCTACTGGAAAGAGAGTGAGAGACTGAGGAAAGTGGCTAAAAGGAAAGGATTAAAGAAAGATGCTGGACGCAGTTGGATTGAGATTGACAAGGAAGTTCACTTTTTCTTTAACAGAGACGAGACACATCCACTAACCCGAAAAATCCATGAAGTATTGGAAGAAACTGAGAGAAGGATGAGGCAAGAGATAGGGTATACTTCTGATGTACGGTATGCATTGCATGATGTTGAAGAGGAGACGAAGGAGGAGAGCTTGAGAGTGCATAGCGAGAAGTTGGCAATTGGGCTGGCACTACTTTGTGGTGGAATGGAGAAAGGGGGTAAGCCTATTCGAATATATAAGAATCTCAGAGTTTGTGGGGATTGTCATGAGTTTATCAAAGGCTTGTCGAAGATCTTGTCAAAGGTGTTTGTTGTGAGAGATGCTAGTAGATTTCACAAGTTTGAAGATGGACGGTGTTCATGCAACGATTATTGGTGA
- the LOC108207781 gene encoding pentatricopeptide repeat-containing protein At2g20540: MAINTNILTPRIMEDMFAPMLQNCVSIAKLKKIHAQIIKFSLSQSNFLVTKMVDVCDKNREINYANLLFKEVINPNTHLYNAVIRAYTHNHLYIFTVNMYKQMLRQDSTAPDKFTYPFVIKSCGGLMSHGLGKQVHGHVFKFGLLGNVVIENSLLNMYLKCDNVGDAHNLFGEMGERDVISWNGLICGHVKLGQMKKAKAVFEEMPIKSVVTWTTMISGYTRIGYYADALDVFRRMQIVGVKPDWISLITVLRACSQLGALELGKWIHFYADRNGFLRETCICNALIEMYAKCGSINEALLLFDYMRERDVISWSTMIMGLSNHGKSGEAIQVFQEMQLAKVVPNEITFVGLLSACAHAGLLDEGLKYFDSMRNEYNIEPGIEHYGCLVDLLGRTGCYQRALELVKDMPMKADSAIWGSLLSSCRIHGNLDTAVVAMEHLIELEPDDTGNYVLLSNIYAKLGKWDGVSRMRKIIRHKSLKKTPGCSMIEIDNTVQEFVSGDDSNPFSKDIYWMLELINLHKEKADGKCKVTILD; encoded by the coding sequence ATGGCAATAAACACAAACATCTTGACTCCAAGAATCATGGAAGATATGTTTGCACCCATGTTACAAAATTGTGTAAGCATTGCAAAATTGAAGAAAATACATGCCCAAATAATCAAATTCTCATTATCACAAAGCAACTTCTTGGTGACAAAAATGGTGGATGTTTGTGATAAAAATAGAGAGATAAATTATGCTAATTTACTCTTCAAAGAGGTGATAAACCCCAATACCCATTTGTATAATGCAGTTATAAGAGCATACACACACAatcacttatatatatttacagtGAATATGTATAAGCAAATGCTAAGACAAGACTCGACTGCTCCTGATAAATTTACTTACCCATTTGTTATTAAGTCATGTGGAGGACTTATGAGTCATGGACTGGGTAAACAAGTTCATGGGCATGTGTTCAAATTTGGGCTATTGGGTAATGTTGTGATTGAGAACTCACTGCTGaatatgtatttgaaatgtGATAATGTGGGTGATGCACATAACCTGTTTGGTGAAATGGGGGAAAGAGATGTGATTTCTTGGAATGGGCTCATTTGTGGTCATGTTAAATTGGGACAGATGAAAAAGGCGAAAGCTGTGTTTGAAGAGATGCCGATAAAGTCTGTTGTAACTTGGACGACAATGATTTCTGGGTATACTAGAATTGGATATTATGCAGATGCGTTGGACGTCTTTCGGAGGATGCAAATAGTTGGTGTTAAACCTGATTGGATTAGTTTGATTACTGTTTTGCGAGCTTGTTCACAGTTGGGGGCACTTGAATTAGGTAAATGGATTCATTTCTACGCGGATAGAAATGGGTTTTTGCGTGAGACTTGTATATGTAATGCCTTGATTGAGATGTATGCTAAATGTGGAAGCATAAACGAAGCTTTGCTGCTTTTTGATTATATGCGTGAGCGTGATGTGATTTCTTGGAGTACCATGATTATGGGATTATCAAATCATGGAAAATCTGGTGAAGCAATTCAAGTTTTTCAAGAAATGCAGCTTGCAAAAGTTGTACCAAATGAAATCACCTTTGTAGGTCTTTTATCAGCTTGTGCACATGCTGGATTACTGGATGAAGGATTAAAGTACTTTGACTCGATGAGAAACGAATACAACATAGAGCCTGGTATTGAGCATTACGGTTGTTTAGTCGATCTTCTTGGACGCACTGGTTGCTATCAACGCGCCCTTGAACTAGTTAAGGATATGCCAATGAAGGCTGATTCAGCAATTTGGGGTTCTTTACTAAGTTCTTGCCGGATTCATGGCAATCTTGACACTGCAGTTGTTGCAATGGAGCACCTGATAGAGCTTGAACCAGATGATACAGGAAACTATGTCTtactttcaaatatttatgcaaaACTTGGAAAATGGGATGGTGTTTCTAGAATGAGAAAAATCATTAGACACAAGAGCTTGAAGAAAACTCCAGGATGCAGTATGATTGAGATCGATAATACAGTTCAAGAATTTGTATCAGGTGATGATTCGAATCCCTTTTCAAAAGATATATATTGGATGCTGGAACTTATAAATCTGCACAAAGAAAAGGCTGACGGCAAGTGCAAAGTGACAATACTAGATTAA